The proteins below come from a single Pseudomonas chlororaphis genomic window:
- a CDS encoding transcriptional regulator yields MSRLAEFRAAEKALQEQLKQLESLKNDAGLKKEIEFEEKLQGLMKTYGKSLRDIVAILDPNPSKASLQSNKPTKTRRARVVKVYQNPHTGELIETKGGNHRGLKAWKEQYGAATVDSWLRG; encoded by the coding sequence TTGTCCAGACTCGCTGAATTTCGTGCAGCCGAAAAGGCCCTTCAAGAACAGCTCAAGCAGCTGGAATCACTGAAGAACGACGCCGGGCTCAAGAAAGAAATCGAATTCGAAGAAAAGCTCCAGGGACTGATGAAAACCTACGGCAAGAGCCTGCGCGACATCGTCGCGATCCTCGACCCGAACCCGTCCAAGGCCAGCCTGCAATCGAACAAACCCACCAAGACCCGCCGTGCGCGAGTGGTGAAGGTCTACCAGAACCCGCACACGGGCGAACTGATCGAGACCAAGGGCGGCAACCACCGCGGCCTGAAAGCCTGGAAAGAACAGTATGGCGCGGCCACTGTCGATTCCTGGTTGCGTGGCTGA
- a CDS encoding multidrug transporter, with protein MNALEQTVSTPSDLPVYFKLAMVTMIWGGTFVAGRILSDALAPLFAASLRFLLASLALLSFLALARIPLARPSFKQGLQLAALGFFGIFFYNLCFFYGLQSISASRASLIVALNPAVIGLASWGLFKERLGALKVAGIVLCIGGAGLVIVSRDPALLQGATQSWLGDGLIFGCVLGWGIYSLFSRDLNERLGPLQTVTWSILLGTLMLWLACAIGGEVRLDTLRALDLKQWLSLLYLGVLGSALAYIAWYDGIRRIGATRSGVFIALNPLTAVLLGALLLDERFTAMMSLGGGLILGGIFLCNKPLARSRKKAI; from the coding sequence ATGAACGCGTTGGAACAAACCGTCTCAACCCCCTCCGACCTGCCGGTCTACTTCAAGCTCGCCATGGTCACCATGATCTGGGGCGGCACGTTCGTGGCTGGCCGGATCCTCTCTGATGCATTGGCGCCGCTGTTCGCGGCCAGCTTGCGTTTCCTGCTCGCCAGCCTCGCGCTGCTGTCGTTTCTCGCCTTGGCGCGGATTCCCCTGGCCAGGCCCAGCTTCAAGCAAGGGCTGCAATTGGCCGCGCTGGGCTTTTTTGGCATCTTCTTCTACAACCTGTGTTTCTTCTACGGCTTGCAGTCCATCAGCGCATCGCGGGCCTCGTTGATCGTCGCCCTGAACCCGGCGGTGATCGGGTTGGCGTCCTGGGGCCTGTTCAAGGAACGCCTTGGGGCGCTGAAAGTCGCGGGCATCGTGCTGTGCATCGGTGGGGCGGGGCTGGTGATTGTGAGCCGTGACCCTGCCCTGTTACAGGGGGCGACGCAAAGCTGGCTGGGCGACGGGCTGATTTTTGGCTGTGTGCTGGGGTGGGGCATCTATTCGCTGTTTTCCAGGGACCTGAATGAGCGCCTGGGGCCGCTGCAAACCGTGACCTGGTCGATTCTGCTGGGCACGTTGATGCTGTGGCTGGCCTGCGCCATCGGCGGGGAGGTTCGCCTCGACACCCTGCGCGCGCTGGACCTGAAGCAGTGGTTGAGCCTGTTGTACCTGGGCGTGTTGGGCTCGGCCCTGGCCTACATTGCCTGGTACGACGGCATCCGGCGGATTGGTGCGACCCGTTCCGGGGTGTTCATCGCCCTCAATCCGCTGACGGCGGTGCTGCTCGGAGCACTGCTGCTGGACGAACGGTTCACCGCCATGATGAGCCTGGGCGGCGGGTTGATCCTGGGCGGCATTTTCCTGTGCAACAAACCTCTTGCGCGGTCGAGGAAAAAGGCGATTTGA
- a CDS encoding lipoprotein, translating into MKTLLALFTVLALAGCASAEKTYLANGEQGLSIDCSGEANSWATCYEKADASCAGTGYRIVGTDGTPQAKESEKTLGVDVGNYTSRSVVVVCK; encoded by the coding sequence ATGAAAACACTTCTGGCGCTGTTTACAGTCCTGGCCCTGGCGGGCTGTGCCTCGGCGGAAAAAACCTACCTGGCCAACGGCGAGCAAGGCCTTAGCATCGACTGCTCGGGCGAAGCCAATTCCTGGGCCACATGCTATGAAAAAGCCGATGCGTCGTGCGCGGGCACCGGTTACCGCATCGTCGGCACCGATGGCACACCACAGGCAAAGGAAAGCGAAAAGACCCTGGGGGTCGACGTCGGTAACTACACCAGCCGCAGTGTCGTGGTGGTGTGTAAGTAA
- a CDS encoding glutathione reductase: MAYDFDLYVIGAGSGGVRAARFAAGFGAKVAVAESRYLGGTCVNVGCVPKKLLVYGAHFAEDFEQASAYGWTAGEASFDWATLIANKNREISRLNGIYRNLLVNSGVVLHEGHARLTGPNEVEINGQRYTARHILIATGGWPMIPDIPGREHAISSNEAFFLKELPKRVIVVGGGYIAVEFAGIFHGMGAQASLLYRGELFLRGFDGAVRKHLAEELTRRGLDLQFNADIERIDKLDDGSLKVTLKDGRTLLTDCVFYATGRRPMLDNLGLENTGVTLDDKGFVQVNEQYETAEPSILAIGDVIGRVQLTPVALAEGMAVARRLFKPEQYRRVDYRMIPTAVFSLPNIGTVGLTEEQAREAGHPVQIFESRFRPMKLTLTDCQERTLMKLVVDAHTDKVLGCHMVGPDAGEIVQGLAIALKAGATKRDFDETIGVHPTAAEEFVTLRTPTA; encoded by the coding sequence ATGGCCTACGATTTTGACTTGTACGTGATTGGCGCCGGTTCCGGTGGGGTGCGGGCCGCGCGGTTCGCCGCCGGTTTTGGCGCCAAGGTGGCCGTGGCGGAAAGCCGTTACCTGGGCGGGACCTGTGTGAACGTCGGCTGTGTGCCGAAGAAGCTGCTGGTCTACGGCGCACACTTTGCCGAGGACTTCGAACAGGCTTCGGCCTATGGCTGGACCGCCGGCGAGGCAAGCTTCGATTGGGCCACGTTGATCGCCAACAAGAACCGCGAAATCAGCCGTCTGAACGGCATCTACCGCAATTTGCTGGTCAACAGCGGCGTGGTGCTGCACGAAGGCCATGCACGGCTGACCGGGCCCAATGAAGTCGAGATCAATGGCCAGCGCTACACCGCCAGGCACATCCTGATTGCCACGGGCGGCTGGCCGATGATCCCGGACATTCCGGGGCGCGAGCATGCCATCAGTTCCAACGAGGCCTTCTTCCTCAAGGAACTGCCCAAGCGGGTCATCGTGGTCGGCGGTGGCTACATTGCGGTGGAGTTCGCCGGGATTTTCCATGGCATGGGCGCGCAAGCGTCGCTGCTCTATCGCGGCGAGCTGTTCTTGCGCGGCTTTGACGGCGCGGTGCGCAAGCACCTGGCCGAAGAGCTGACGCGCCGCGGCCTGGACCTGCAGTTCAACGCCGACATCGAGCGCATCGACAAGCTGGATGACGGCAGCCTCAAGGTCACGCTCAAGGACGGTCGTACCTTGCTCACCGATTGCGTGTTCTACGCCACCGGTCGACGTCCGATGCTCGACAACCTCGGCCTGGAAAACACCGGCGTGACCCTGGACGACAAAGGCTTTGTGCAGGTGAACGAACAGTACGAAACCGCCGAGCCTTCGATTCTGGCCATTGGCGATGTGATCGGTCGCGTCCAGCTCACGCCGGTCGCCCTGGCCGAGGGCATGGCCGTGGCGCGGCGGCTGTTCAAGCCTGAGCAGTATCGCCGGGTGGACTACCGGATGATCCCCACGGCCGTGTTCAGCCTGCCGAACATCGGCACGGTGGGCCTGACCGAGGAACAGGCCCGAGAGGCAGGCCACCCGGTGCAGATTTTCGAAAGCCGTTTCCGGCCGATGAAGCTGACCCTGACCGACTGCCAGGAACGCACCCTGATGAAACTGGTGGTCGATGCCCACACTGACAAGGTGCTGGGTTGCCACATGGTCGGCCCGGATGCCGGTGAGATCGTCCAAGGCCTGGCCATCGCGCTCAAGGCCGGCGCCACCAAGCGTGATTTTGACGAGACCATTGGCGTGCACCCCACGGCCGCCGAAGAGTTCGTCACCCTGCGTACGCCCACCGCCTGA
- a CDS encoding lipoprotein, which produces MKRSVWVLALALGGCASVSDINQTPPTMSVISGKKPHEYAKCVADHLANSRGPLQMEPHKNGMRLIVPGKLSSLPAAVFDIDERSSGSSIKLHESMSNVPVRPGDVQDAANACISG; this is translated from the coding sequence ATGAAGCGCAGCGTGTGGGTGTTGGCATTGGCCTTGGGTGGATGTGCGTCCGTATCGGACATCAACCAGACGCCGCCCACCATGAGCGTCATCTCCGGCAAGAAACCCCATGAATACGCCAAGTGCGTTGCCGACCACCTGGCCAACAGCCGTGGCCCGTTGCAGATGGAACCGCACAAGAACGGCATGCGCCTGATCGTTCCTGGCAAGCTGTCGTCCCTGCCGGCCGCGGTGTTCGACATCGACGAGCGTTCCAGCGGCAGCAGCATCAAGTTGCACGAAAGCATGTCCAACGTGCCGGTGCGTCCTGGTGATGTGCAGGACGCGGCCAACGCCTGTATTTCCGGCTGA
- a CDS encoding alpha-ketoglutarate-dependent dioxygenase (oxidative demethylase of N1-methyladenine or N3-methylcytosine DNA lesions): protein MMRSNDTPVTLDLFADQAPTTSGRIEPIGQQSFVLRGFALPWLERLLPALEKVLQAAPFRQMVTPGGFTMSVALTSCGALGWTTDRRGYRYTAHDPQSGQPWPEMPGVFRELAQAAARHARFEGFEPDACLINRYVPGARMSLHQDKDERALDAPIVSVSLGLPAVFQFGGFERGDKCQRIALLHGDIVVWGGVDRLRYHGVLALKEGLHPALGAQRINLTFRTAG from the coding sequence ATGATGCGCAGTAACGACACGCCGGTCACCCTGGACCTGTTCGCGGACCAGGCTCCCACCACGTCCGGGCGGATCGAGCCGATCGGCCAGCAATCGTTCGTGTTGCGCGGGTTCGCCCTGCCATGGCTGGAGCGTCTGCTGCCCGCACTGGAAAAGGTATTGCAGGCTGCGCCCTTCCGGCAGATGGTCACTCCCGGTGGCTTTACCATGTCGGTGGCCTTGACCAGTTGCGGTGCCTTGGGTTGGACCACCGACCGCAGGGGCTATCGCTACACCGCCCACGACCCGCAGAGCGGCCAGCCCTGGCCCGAGATGCCGGGGGTGTTCCGCGAGCTGGCCCAAGCGGCCGCCCGCCACGCCCGGTTCGAAGGCTTCGAGCCGGACGCCTGCCTGATCAACCGCTACGTACCCGGCGCGCGGATGTCCTTGCACCAGGACAAGGACGAACGAGCCCTCGATGCACCCATCGTCTCGGTCTCCCTGGGCTTGCCGGCGGTGTTTCAGTTCGGCGGGTTCGAGCGTGGCGACAAGTGCCAGCGCATCGCCCTGCTCCATGGCGACATCGTGGTCTGGGGCGGCGTCGACCGGTTGCGCTATCACGGCGTGCTGGCGCTCAAGGAAGGCCTGCACCCGGCCCTGGGCGCCCAGCGGATCAACCTGACCTTCCGCACCGCCGGTTGA
- a CDS encoding LysR family transcriptional regulator, with translation MTLTQLEIFSVVAELRGFTAAATRLGISQSAVSHAIKALEQELGVELLRRHQAQVELSDIGQQLLARARAMLGLANTLRQEAADARGMRRGTLRIGSFGPTSSMKLLPALLQRYRALHPGIEVHIDEGPDRQVIQWLDERRIDVGFVVLPEDRFDTVQLLEDQMVALLPTQHPLAAHASLSLKDLCNDPFVLTEAGSSELVMRLFNAARLTPNVRFRCSQLLSTLDVVRRGEALSVVSEGSLPASGNPGFVARPLAPPIPRQIGLAVLDSRQASPATLAFIELARQSLRGPRGQLPQP, from the coding sequence ATGACCCTCACCCAACTGGAAATCTTCTCCGTGGTCGCCGAGCTGAGGGGGTTTACCGCTGCGGCTACCCGCCTGGGCATCAGCCAGTCGGCGGTATCCCACGCCATCAAGGCGCTGGAGCAGGAGTTGGGGGTGGAACTGCTCCGACGTCACCAGGCCCAGGTGGAGCTCAGCGACATCGGCCAGCAGTTACTGGCGCGGGCACGGGCCATGCTCGGGTTGGCCAACACATTGCGCCAGGAAGCCGCCGATGCCCGGGGCATGCGCCGTGGCACGTTGCGCATCGGCTCGTTCGGGCCGACGTCGTCCATGAAACTGCTGCCCGCCCTCCTGCAGCGCTACCGTGCCTTGCATCCGGGGATCGAAGTACACATCGACGAAGGGCCGGACCGCCAGGTCATTCAATGGCTGGACGAGCGGCGGATCGACGTCGGCTTCGTGGTGCTTCCCGAAGACCGCTTCGACACCGTTCAATTGCTGGAAGACCAGATGGTCGCGCTGCTGCCCACGCAGCATCCCTTGGCCGCCCATGCCAGCCTGAGCCTCAAGGATTTGTGCAACGACCCGTTCGTGCTCACCGAGGCTGGCTCGTCGGAACTGGTCATGCGGCTGTTCAATGCCGCCCGGCTCACGCCGAACGTGCGCTTTCGCTGCTCGCAATTGCTCAGCACCCTGGACGTGGTACGACGGGGCGAAGCGCTGAGCGTGGTGTCCGAAGGCTCGCTGCCGGCGAGCGGAAACCCGGGTTTTGTCGCTCGCCCCCTGGCACCGCCGATCCCCCGCCAGATTGGCCTGGCGGTCCTGGACAGTCGCCAGGCGTCACCGGCCACCCTGGCGTTCATCGAACTGGCGAGGCAATCATTGCGCGGTCCGCGCGGGCAACTTCCACAACCTTAA
- a CDS encoding alkyl hydroperoxide reductase has product MLDANLKAQLKSYLERVTQPIEIVASLDDGAKSQEMLALLKDVTSLSDKITLLDNGTDARKPSFSLNRPGAEISLRFAGIPMGHEFTSLVLALLQVGGHPSKASAEVIEQIRALKGEFNFETYFSLSCQNCPDVVQALNLMAVLNPNIRHVAIDGALFQAEVDERQIMAVPSVYLNGVNFGQGRMGLEEILAKIDTSGIERQAEKISAKDAFDVLVVGGGPAGASAAIYAARKGIRTGVAAERFGGQVLDTMAIENFISVQETEGPKLAVALEEHVKQYDVDIMNLQRAEALVPGQDGALHEVRFASGASLKAKTVILATGARWREMNVPGEQQYRNKGVAYCPHCDGPLFKGKRVAVIGGGNSGVEAAIDLAGIVAHVTLLEFDVQLRADAVLQRKLHSLPNVTVITNAQTTEVTGDGQKVNGLRYKDRPSGDVWDVALEGIFVQIGLLPNTDWLKGTVELSPRGEIIVDARGETSIPGVFAAGDVTTVPYKQIVIAVGEGAKASLSAFDHLIRTSAPA; this is encoded by the coding sequence ATGTTGGACGCCAATCTTAAAGCTCAGTTGAAGTCATACCTGGAACGGGTCACCCAGCCGATCGAGATCGTCGCATCCCTCGACGACGGTGCGAAATCCCAGGAAATGCTCGCCTTACTCAAAGACGTTACCAGTCTTTCCGACAAGATTACCTTGCTCGACAACGGCACCGATGCGCGCAAGCCATCGTTCTCGTTGAATCGCCCGGGAGCCGAGATCAGCCTGCGCTTTGCCGGCATCCCCATGGGCCATGAATTCACTTCACTGGTACTGGCCTTGCTGCAAGTCGGCGGCCACCCGTCGAAGGCCAGTGCTGAAGTCATCGAACAGATTCGCGCACTCAAGGGCGAATTCAACTTCGAGACGTATTTCTCGCTGTCGTGCCAGAACTGCCCGGACGTGGTCCAGGCGCTGAACCTGATGGCGGTGCTGAACCCGAATATCCGCCACGTGGCCATCGACGGTGCGCTGTTCCAGGCTGAGGTTGATGAGCGTCAGATCATGGCCGTGCCGAGCGTGTACCTCAACGGCGTGAACTTCGGCCAGGGCCGCATGGGCCTGGAAGAAATCCTGGCCAAGATCGACACCAGCGGCATCGAACGCCAGGCTGAGAAAATCAGCGCCAAGGACGCTTTCGATGTATTGGTGGTCGGCGGTGGGCCGGCTGGCGCTTCGGCGGCGATCTACGCGGCTCGCAAAGGCATCCGCACGGGTGTGGCGGCCGAGCGCTTCGGCGGCCAGGTGCTCGACACCATGGCGATCGAGAATTTCATCTCGGTCCAGGAAACCGAAGGGCCGAAACTGGCGGTCGCCCTGGAGGAGCACGTCAAGCAATACGACGTGGACATCATGAACCTGCAACGCGCCGAGGCGCTGGTGCCGGGGCAGGACGGCGCGCTGCACGAAGTCAGGTTCGCCAGTGGCGCGAGCCTCAAGGCCAAGACGGTGATCCTGGCGACCGGTGCCCGCTGGCGCGAAATGAACGTGCCGGGCGAGCAGCAGTACCGCAACAAGGGCGTGGCGTACTGCCCGCATTGCGACGGTCCGCTGTTCAAGGGCAAGCGCGTGGCGGTGATCGGCGGCGGTAACTCCGGTGTCGAAGCGGCCATCGACCTGGCCGGTATCGTCGCCCACGTCACCTTGCTGGAGTTCGATGTGCAATTGCGGGCCGACGCGGTGTTGCAGCGTAAACTGCACAGCCTGCCGAACGTGACCGTGATCACCAACGCCCAGACCACTGAAGTGACGGGCGACGGCCAGAAGGTCAACGGCCTGCGCTACAAAGATCGTCCAAGTGGTGACGTGTGGGACGTGGCGCTGGAAGGGATCTTCGTGCAGATCGGCCTGTTGCCTAACACCGACTGGCTCAAAGGCACTGTGGAGCTGTCCCCGCGTGGCGAGATCATCGTCGATGCCCGAGGGGAAACCTCGATCCCGGGCGTGTTCGCCGCCGGTGATGTGACCACCGTGCCGTACAAGCAGATCGTGATCGCGGTGGGCGAGGGCGCCAAGGCTTCGCTGAGTGCCTTCGACCACCTGATCCGTACCTCTGCGCCGGCGTAG
- a CDS encoding alkyl hydroperoxide reductase, producing MPIINSQVKPFKATAFKNGAFVEVSDADLKGKWSVVFFYPADFTFVCPTELEDLADNYAEFQKLGVEIYSVSTDTHFAHAAWHNTSPAIGKIQYTMIGDPTLAISRNFDVLIEEAGLADRGTFVINPEGQIKIVEINDGGVGRDASELLRKIKAAQYVAAHPGEVCPAKWKEGEATLAPSLDLVGKI from the coding sequence ATGCCTATCATCAACAGCCAAGTTAAACCGTTCAAAGCTACCGCCTTCAAAAACGGCGCATTCGTTGAAGTCTCGGACGCTGACCTGAAAGGCAAGTGGTCTGTCGTATTTTTCTACCCAGCCGACTTCACCTTCGTTTGCCCAACCGAACTGGAAGACCTGGCCGACAACTACGCCGAGTTCCAGAAACTGGGCGTCGAGATCTACAGCGTGTCCACCGACACTCACTTTGCCCACGCAGCCTGGCACAACACCTCGCCAGCCATCGGCAAGATCCAGTACACCATGATCGGCGACCCGACCCTGGCCATCTCCCGCAACTTCGACGTGCTGATCGAAGAAGCTGGCCTGGCTGACCGCGGTACCTTCGTGATCAACCCTGAAGGCCAGATCAAGATCGTTGAAATCAACGACGGCGGCGTAGGCCGTGACGCTTCCGAGCTGCTGCGCAAGATCAAGGCTGCCCAGTACGTTGCCGCTCACCCAGGCGAAGTCTGCCCAGCCAAGTGGAAAGAAGGCGAGGCCACCCTGGCTCCGTCCCTGGACCTGGTCGGCAAGATCTAA
- a CDS encoding UTP--glucose-1-phosphate uridylyltransferase: MIKKCLFPAAGYGTRFLPATKAMPKEMLPVVNKPLIQYGVEEALDAGLTEISIVTGRGKRALEDHFDISYELENQIKGTDKEKYLVGIRKLLDECSFSYTRQTEMKGLGHAILTGRPLIGDEPFAVVLADDLCVNLEGDGVLTQMVKLYKQFRCSIVAIQEVDPQETNKYGVIAGEMIRDDIYRVHSMVEKPKPEDAPSNLAIIGRYILTPDIFDLIEQTEPGKGGEIQITDALMKQAQNGCVMAYKFKGKRFDCGGAEGYIDATNFCFENFYKTGKAY, encoded by the coding sequence ATGATCAAGAAATGCTTGTTCCCAGCAGCCGGTTACGGTACTCGCTTCCTGCCAGCGACTAAAGCCATGCCTAAAGAAATGCTGCCGGTGGTGAACAAGCCACTGATCCAGTACGGCGTCGAAGAGGCCCTCGATGCGGGCCTGACGGAAATCTCCATCGTGACTGGCCGTGGCAAGCGCGCGCTGGAAGACCATTTCGACATCAGCTACGAGCTGGAAAACCAGATCAAGGGCACCGACAAGGAAAAGTACCTGGTCGGTATCCGCAAACTGCTGGACGAGTGCTCGTTCTCCTACACCCGCCAGACCGAAATGAAAGGCCTGGGCCACGCGATCCTGACCGGTCGCCCGCTGATCGGTGACGAACCGTTCGCCGTGGTCCTGGCGGACGACTTGTGCGTCAACCTCGAAGGCGACGGCGTGCTGACCCAGATGGTCAAGCTGTACAAGCAGTTCCGCTGCTCCATCGTTGCAATCCAGGAAGTCGACCCGCAGGAAACCAACAAGTACGGCGTCATCGCCGGCGAAATGATCCGCGACGACATCTACCGCGTACACAGCATGGTTGAAAAACCAAAGCCAGAAGACGCCCCGTCGAACCTGGCGATCATCGGCCGCTACATCCTGACCCCGGACATCTTCGACCTGATCGAACAGACCGAGCCAGGCAAGGGCGGCGAAATCCAGATCACCGACGCCCTGATGAAGCAGGCCCAGAACGGCTGCGTCATGGCCTACAAGTTCAAGGGCAAGCGTTTCGACTGCGGCGGCGCCGAAGGCTACATCGACGCGACCAACTTCTGCTTCGAGAACTTCTACAAGACGGGCAAGGCTTACTGA
- a CDS encoding proline hydroxylase, producing the protein MHPLPPSLAHSLAAIDWPALTDSLDQDGSAVVRNLLSVTQCRQLSDLYAQPALFRSRVIMARHGFGRGEYQYFRYPLPDIVQPLRESLYPLLVPLANRWNEHMGLTVRYPTTHGDFIQRCHAAGQQRPTPLLLQYDPQDYNCLHQDLYGEHVFPLQVAILLSEPGRDFTGGEFVLTEQRPRQQSRPQVVDLKQGDALVFAVHQRPVQGVRGYYRVNMRHGVSRVHSGRRHTLGIIFHDAQ; encoded by the coding sequence ATGCACCCTCTCCCCCCTTCGCTCGCCCACTCCCTCGCCGCAATCGACTGGCCAGCCCTGACAGACAGCCTCGATCAGGACGGCAGCGCTGTCGTGCGCAATCTGTTATCCGTAACGCAATGCCGACAACTCAGCGACTTGTACGCGCAGCCCGCGCTGTTCCGCTCCCGGGTGATCATGGCCCGTCACGGGTTCGGCCGCGGCGAATACCAGTATTTCCGTTACCCGCTGCCCGACATCGTCCAGCCACTGCGCGAATCGTTGTACCCGCTGCTGGTGCCGCTGGCGAACCGCTGGAATGAACACATGGGCCTGACAGTGCGCTACCCCACCACCCACGGCGACTTCATCCAGCGCTGCCATGCCGCCGGGCAGCAGCGCCCTACACCGCTGTTATTGCAATACGACCCCCAGGACTACAACTGCCTGCACCAGGATCTGTACGGCGAGCACGTGTTCCCGTTGCAAGTGGCGATCCTGCTGTCGGAGCCGGGTCGCGACTTCACCGGCGGCGAGTTCGTCCTGACCGAACAGCGCCCGCGCCAGCAGTCACGGCCCCAGGTCGTCGATCTGAAACAGGGCGATGCACTGGTGTTTGCCGTGCACCAGCGACCGGTCCAGGGCGTTCGCGGGTATTATCGGGTGAACATGCGCCATGGCGTCAGCCGCGTGCACAGCGGCCGCCGCCACACCTTGGGAATCATCTTTCATGATGCGCAGTAA
- a CDS encoding lactoylglutathione lyase — MSLHELDTFPGVTAQPDAATAQFVFNHTMLRVKDITRSLDFYTRVLGFSLVEKRDFPEAEFSLYFLALVDKKQIPADAAARTEWMKSIPGILELTHNHGTENDPAFAYHNGNTDPRGFGHICISVPDVVAACERFEALGCDFQKRLSDGRMKSLAFIKDPDGYWVEIIQPAPL; from the coding sequence ATGAGCCTGCACGAACTCGATACTTTCCCTGGCGTCACCGCCCAACCGGACGCCGCCACGGCCCAATTCGTCTTCAACCACACCATGCTGCGAGTCAAGGACATCACCAGGTCCCTGGACTTCTACACCCGTGTGCTGGGTTTTTCCCTGGTGGAGAAACGCGACTTCCCGGAGGCCGAATTCAGCCTGTACTTCCTGGCCCTGGTGGACAAGAAACAGATCCCGGCAGATGCCGCGGCGCGCACCGAATGGATGAAGTCGATCCCTGGCATCCTCGAACTGACCCACAACCATGGCACCGAAAACGACCCGGCGTTCGCCTACCACAATGGCAACACCGACCCTCGCGGGTTCGGCCATATCTGCATCTCGGTGCCGGACGTCGTCGCGGCTTGCGAGCGTTTTGAAGCACTGGGCTGCGACTTCCAGAAGCGCCTGAGCGATGGTCGCATGAAAAGCCTCGCGTTCATCAAGGACCCGGATGGCTACTGGGTCGAAATCATCCAGCCGGCGCCGCTGTGA
- a CDS encoding 6-O-methylguanine DNA methyltransferase (regulates genes involved in the repair of alkylated DNA; repairs DNA containing 6-O-methylguanine), with protein MNSTSKHLAAEQDPRWAAVLARDPRADGQFVYGVKTTGIYCHPSSLSRRPNPRNVEFFDTAQQAEAAGYRPSKRTARDQTQVAAQHAARIAGACRQIETAETLPSLSELAQHAGLSPFHFHRVFKAVTGLTPKAYAAAHRSRKLRERLADGSSVTDALYDAGFNSNSRFYEAADKLLGMKPTDYRAAGQNTDIRFAVGQCSLGAILVAQSERGVCAILLGDDPDALVRDLQDKFRRANLIGADRAFEQLIAQVVGFVEAPALGLDLPLDLRGTAFQERVWQALRDIPPGSTASYAEIAQRIGLPKAVRAVAQACGANSLAVAIPCHRVVRSDGNLSGYRWGVERKRQLLARERSSGD; from the coding sequence ATGAACAGCACTTCGAAACACCTCGCCGCCGAACAGGATCCACGCTGGGCCGCCGTGCTCGCCCGCGACCCTCGCGCCGATGGGCAATTCGTCTATGGCGTGAAGACCACCGGGATCTATTGCCACCCCAGCAGCCTGTCGCGCCGGCCCAACCCGCGCAACGTCGAGTTCTTCGACACCGCGCAACAGGCCGAGGCCGCGGGCTACCGTCCGAGCAAGCGCACCGCTCGGGACCAGACCCAGGTCGCCGCCCAGCACGCCGCGCGCATCGCCGGCGCGTGCCGGCAGATCGAGACGGCCGAGACGCTGCCGAGCCTGAGCGAACTGGCGCAGCACGCGGGCCTGAGCCCATTTCATTTTCATCGAGTCTTCAAGGCGGTCACCGGCCTGACGCCCAAGGCGTATGCCGCCGCTCACCGCTCACGCAAGCTGCGTGAACGCCTGGCCGACGGCAGCAGCGTCACCGACGCGCTGTACGACGCCGGGTTCAATTCCAACAGCCGCTTCTATGAGGCGGCCGACAAACTCCTCGGCATGAAACCCACCGACTACCGCGCCGCCGGCCAGAACACCGACATTCGCTTTGCCGTCGGCCAATGCTCCCTTGGCGCGATCCTGGTGGCACAGAGCGAGCGTGGCGTGTGCGCGATCCTCCTGGGCGATGACCCGGATGCCCTGGTGCGGGACCTGCAAGACAAATTCCGCCGCGCCAACCTCATCGGCGCCGACCGGGCGTTCGAGCAGTTGATCGCCCAGGTCGTGGGCTTCGTCGAAGCGCCGGCGCTGGGCCTGGACCTGCCCCTGGACCTGCGCGGCACGGCGTTCCAGGAGCGTGTCTGGCAAGCCCTGCGGGACATTCCACCCGGCAGCACCGCCAGCTACGCCGAGATCGCCCAGCGCATCGGCCTGCCCAAGGCCGTGCGGGCGGTGGCCCAGGCCTGCGGTGCCAACAGCCTGGCGGTGGCGATCCCTTGCCACCGGGTGGTGCGCAGCGACGGCAACCTGTCGGGCTATCGCTGGGGCGTGGAGCGCAAGCGTCAGTTGCTGGCGCGCGAACGCTCGTCGGGGGATTGA